The Leopardus geoffroyi isolate Oge1 chromosome D3, O.geoffroyi_Oge1_pat1.0, whole genome shotgun sequence region agtgttgaaagaaaaaaaccactagggcatctgggtggctcagtcagttaagcatccaactttggctcagttcatgaacccatgattcatgggtttgagccctgcttctggctctggactggcagctcagagcctggagcctgctttggattctgtgtctcccactctctttgcccctccccgacttgtgcatgctctctctccctttctctctctcaaaaataaacgaacatttttttaaaatcttaatattttgaaaaaatattaataaaaataatgttttaattattaataaaaacccaCTAACCTAGATTTCTGGATTCAgtgaaaccatccttcaaaagtaaagaagaaataaagactttcttagACAAGCAAAAATTTAAGGAATTAGCAGACCTGCCACCAGTATACCTGTCTCGTAAGAAAGAAGTTTtttaggagagaaggaaaatgatttagGTCAGAAAgtcagatctacataaagaaaagagcatcagagaaagaataatgaaggtaaataaaatattttatttttcttattttttttttaatttttttttcaacgtttatttatttttgggacagagagagacagagcatgaacgggggaggggcagagagagagggggacacagaattggaaacaggctccaggctctgagccatcagcccagagcctgacgcggggctcgaactcacggaccgcgagatcgtgacctggctgaagtcggacgcttaaccgactgcgccacccaggcgcccctatttttcttatCTTAATTGATCTAATAGAtaataacttctttaaaataacaatagcaacaatgtaTTCAGTGATTGTATTATACAGATAAGTGAGATGTTAAGGATGACAGAAATGTTGTAAGGGAAGAGAAGGACAAGTTGGGAACAAAGTATTTACACTATCTGTGAAGCAGATATCTGAAAATGGTCTTGAATCAGTCATAAATGTCTATTGCAAAGTCTAGGGTAATcactaaatttagaaaaaaacataagtaTAATTGATACACTAATAAGAGAAggtaaaatggaatcatataaaattctCAATTAAAACCAacgaaggcagaaaaagaagggaaaaaagaaagaattaatgagCAAAAAGGTCAATGAACAGAAGACAGTAATGAAtgttaggagatttttttaaaattttgattacttttttaatgtttatttttgagagagagacagaatgcgagcagggagggacagagagagagagagacacagaatctgaagcaggcttcaggctctgagctgtcagcacagagcctgacatggggctcaaactcaccaaccatgaattcatgacctgagccgaagtcagatgctcaaccgaatgagccaacCAGGAACCCCATAAATGTAGGAGATATTAATCTGACTATACTAACAATCACTTTTAAAATGCATGGCctaaataaaccaattaaaagagAATGGCAAGAGTGGATAGAAAAACAATACCCAACTATATATTGTctataaaaatacactttaaaaatacacagatagattaaaagtaaaagaatgtgGAAATATACACCATGCTAACACtagtcaaaagaaagcaggagtagctatattaatttcagacaagaCAAGGAAAATTATCAAGGATAAAGAGGGACATTACATAATCATAAAAGGTCAATTCTCTGAGAaggcataaaaattattaatatgtatttgcTTAAAAATAGAGCATCAAAATAATGAgtcaaaaactgatagaactgcaaggagaggggcgcctgggtggcgcagtcggttgagcgtccgacttcagccaggtcacgatctcgcagtccctgagttcgagccccgcgtcgggctctgggctgatggctcagagcctggagcctgtttccgattctgtgtctccctctctctctgcccctcccccgttcatgctctgtctctctctgtcccaaaaataaataaacattgaaaaaaaaaaatttagaactgcaaggagaaataggtGAATCCACAATTATAGCTGGAGACTGATACCCCTCTATTGGAAATGGATAGatcaagcaggcagaaaatcagtaaggatatagttGAACTCAACAGCACCATCAACCTACTGTGTGTAATTGACATCTATAGAATATTCATCTGACAGTAGGAaattacacattcttctcaaactcaaaCAGAACATACAAGATTACATTATGGGCCATAAAACACAATttagcacatttaaaataatagatctcaggggcgcctgggtggcgcagtcggttaagcgtccgacttcagccaggtcacgatctcccagtccgggagttcgagccccgtgtcaggctctgggctgatggctcagagcctggagcctgtttccgattctgtgtctccctctctctctgcccctcccccgttcatgctctgtctctctctgtcccaaaaataaataaacgttgaaaaaaaaatttaaaataatagatctCATATAAAGTATGCTCTCATACTGcaaggaattaaattagaaaagagaacagaagcatagctggaaaataacaaaatatttgagattaaacaacatacttccaAATAGTAGATGGATCAGAGAATTCTCAAGAAAAATTATAACATATTTGGAacgaaataaaatgcaaatgcacATATCAAAATGAGTAGGATAAGACCAAAGCAATGCTTAGACAGCAATTGATAGCAtcaaatgcatatattagaagatttattttatttatttattattttattaaaacaatttttaatgtttatttttgagagagacacacacacagagcatgagtggaggaggggcagagtgagagggggacacagaatctgaagcaggctccaggctctgagccattggcacagagcccaatgcaaggctcaaacccatgaaccatgaggtcatgacctgaagttggacgcttaaccgactgagccacccaggtgccccagaaaagaagatttaaaatcaataatataaCCTGTtgccttaggaaactagaaaaagaagtgGTATATCTGGGATCAGACACAAGCAGGGCCAAAGGCCCCAAGTAAGCTGCCTGAGAAGGAAGCCCTCTGTGTCATCCGCCAAGTTGCACCACAGCCTCTCCCTCAGCTCCTACCTATGAGCACACAAGAAACAGGGTCCCTTACGACCAGCTGTTGGAAGAATTAAAAAGCTGAACTTGGTTCAAGGATATGTCAGCTTGGTATGATGAACTATGATGCAATACAACACTGCTCAAATGTGGATCAGAAAGACGGCAGTGACAGGGGAAATCCTCCCCAAGGGCAGAATTTCTTGTAGTGCACTTGGCCTTCCACTTTGTGCAGAAAGAGAAGTGGCCTGGGATTAGActctggggcactgggtggctcagtcagttaagctcccaacttcagctcagttcatgacctcgTGTCTCATGtggggttcaagacccacatcgggctctgtgctgacagttcagagcctacagcccacttccaattctgtgtctctgtctctaactgcccctccccactcacactctgtctctctctcaaaaataaacaaacattaaaataaaaattttttagaatataTGTGGACTCAAACAGTGGTGACCAACCAGTGGGCTGAATTTTTGGTGCCCTGGAAAAGGAAACATCAGGAATAAACATCACTCACCTGTCTGAGAGTGCCTATCATAAAAGAGACACCAAACAACTAAGAAGACAGGATGACTTGGTCAGTTGACATCAGTCTGCCTCTGTCATTGGCTGCCTGAGTGCCTCTGTCATTGGCAACAGGCACATGAATGGAGCAGTCATTGTGGCAGAGATGGAAACCACTCACAAGCCTAGTAGTATAGCTGCTGATAAATGCAGAATATCACAGTCTTTCAAGATCAATTGGCCTCTTGGTGTCAAGTAGTCTAATTGGACCTCTTCTACTCTGGAAAGATCAGTGACTCATCTTGATTGGACCTGACACATATTTCAGTTATGAGTTTGCCTTTCCTCCTTGTAGAGCTCACGCATATCTGGGTATTTATAATACTGACATGGGATCCCACATATTACATTGGACCAAGGGACTGACTCTACAGGAAAGGAAGTACAGTGATGACCAGTGAGGATCAGTAGTGCAGGAGTAGCCATATAGCCACAGAATCTGGTGGTCTAGAATCTAGTGGTTGAAAGCTTCTAGAAGCTTTCATTGCTGGTGGGGCAATGGAAAAGACTGTTGTAGATGCCTTTGAGGGCCCAGCTTGGGCATAATAACCAGTGAGGATGGGGTACCATCTTCCAAGATGCAGCATATGCTCTAAATAAATGACCCATTATATGGTGTGGTATCTTTTAAGCAGCACCCAAGGATCCAATAAACCAAGGGTGAAAGTAGTTCTGACCTTAATTCCCTGTCATCTGCTTTATCTGCAGATCTGGAGCTCCCTTCCTGTGGGATGGATTGTGCTCTCAGGGCAACCCTTTAAGTACTGGGCACAGCCTCCACAGTTGACCCCATGGCATTTGGGCAGCCTGACTGCTGGTCTTCAGCTTAGGTTCCTGGTTTTCACTTCTATCCTCTGCTGGGACAGGAGCCAAGACTGAACCTAGTCCAGTTGGCTGAAGCTCTGACCCTTTCTCTTAGTTTCTGCcaactttctttgtttctggtaTTTCTACCTTGATCCACATGTAGATCCTTGGGCCAAGATTCTGGTTTAACATGATGCCAGGAACTCTTGCTTCCCAGAATACCACACTCCTCCCTTTGCCCTCCTCACATTAGGCCCTTCAGACTGATCCTGGCTCAAATTGCACCTGTATCCCATACCACTGCACCTGAATCTACACTAAGACCCTGAACCTGAACTGTTAGTATTTGCAGCCTGGGTGAGTTCCCCTGTTCTGTGCCAGCCACCTCAGCAAAATTCTTTCTCACAGTGAATGCCCACATACCCATCACTTCAGCTAGTACTACTGCTTTGACAAATTAGTCCCTGTTAATGAGAATTAAGCTCAGAGTAGTAGTTTCCCTGATTAGATCCATCACCCTCTGAAGGGTAAAATCTCtgacaaagcaaatgaaaaattttccagaatttcaGCATTTATCTTAATGGGACTTTGTGTGAATATTTAATTTAGGTTTAGTTATAACTAAAATATCTTGCCTGTTTAATAGTTTTGTTGTCTACTATCAAAACATTAGTCTAGGCCTCCATCTTAGCAGATAGATTATATTATCTTCCcacaattatattatttaaattttctctagTTTCAGATTTATAGATATTCAAAAGGGTCGCTTATTTCAAAACAAGGCTTAATTTAGAACAGAGAACAAGTAGTATTAACACATACAAAAGCCACAGTGAAATACTGTCTTAGGATTATAAAATAGAGAACTACTTACATGTCAAATGCTCTGGCATCAACTATATACCGGAGGGGGGAAATCAAGTATCAAGAACTAAGATGTTCTAAGAATTAGCACATAGACACTGGCTTGTAATAAAGCAGTGATAAAATGAAGGTTATAGTATAACTAAAATACTAGTTGATCTTTTCAAGGACAGTTAAGTAGCtcaaaatgtattataattttttaatttcctaagcTAAGATcttacatttgtaaatatttactcaAAATCATTAGTTAGCTTAATCTCTTAAACAAATTATACTTTGCTTGGgccaatattaaaatttattctgTAGCCCAGGTATACATCTGGTGCTAGATAATCCACAGTGATTTACATACAAATGAAGAATCATTTGTATGTGAGGAGAATAGTCAAAATTGCATAATTTACCACCACCCAAAGACAAGCTTGTACTTTAGAACAGTATCTTTTCTGAGGCCAATTAAGTTGCTGCACTATTTTCCTTTAAACCAATATTCAGTTAAATGAAAAGTAATGGTTAGGAGGACCTACTGGCCAACTCTACCTCATCATGCTAGAAGAATGActtgaatttaagaaataatatgtgAAGCAAGATAATATAAGACCATCAAGGAAGTGACAAGCAAATTGCATGGCTGTTTGTCCCCAAGAAGCCAGCCGGCCTGCCTTCCGTTCAATGGTTGTTACCAATGCAGGGGAAAAGGTGAGCAAGAGGACTGAAGCATCAGGACTCTTTAAAGCACTTCAGGTCtgcttttgagaattaaaaactaaaactcacatgaaaagcatgtttaaaattctataattgaGCCAGAGATTTGGAAATAGAAGTATATAGACAAATTGGGGTTGAAGATAGCGCTGTCCTCTAACTCAAGGTTTCGCAAAACGGAAGGATGCAGGGAACTCAATGAGCCACTCAGTGTCTCTAACTATGCTTGAGGGAGAAACCCACTTTAATATAGGTTGGTCTTCTTCATGATCCGAAGAAACTCTTCCTCGTTCACTTCGCCATCTCCATCCCGATCGGCTTCGTCTATCATTTCCTGCAGCTCCTCGTCGGTGAGGTTTTCCCCTAACTCGTTGGCCACGCGCTTTAGGTTTTTGAAAGAGATCTTCCCAGTTTCATCGTCATCAAAGAGCCTGAAAGCCTTcaggatttcttctttggtgTCTTTCTCGGCCATCTTCTGAGTCATCACGGCCAAAAAGTCATTGAAACTGATTTTCCCTGTGCCTTCCTTGTCCACTTCGGAGATCATCTTCTTCATCTCCTCCTTCCTGGGCTCAAAGCCCAGTGCTCTCATGGCCACCTTCAGCTCCTTCACATCGATGGTCCCACTTCCGTCTGCATCGAAGAGGTCAAATGCTTCACGAACTTCTTGCTTCTGATCTTCAGTGAGTTCAGGCTTAGGACCCACTTTTCTTTTCTGGCTGGTAGAGGCCACATTTGGCTTCTTAAAGCTGGAAGCCATCCTCCTGTGACGGTTGTTACCTTTAACGGTGCCACCGCAGAGTCACCGCGCTTGCGCAGGGGTGACTCCACCCAGAGCGCAAGCGCAGGGCGTCTCCCCACCTCTTTCCCAAGTTTACCCTTGTGTTCTCCCAGTGAGACCTGGGTGCCTAAGCCTGCCACGTCTGTGAAATCTTACTGACTTTATAAACAGCTCCTTCAGTTATCACCTTGTTTCAATGAGCTGAGTCTTGGGCTGGCAAGAAGTGCCTGTAGGCACATTGTCTTCCATAATGCACACCCTCCTGCCCAGGCCATATGTCAGCATCCAGAGGACCAGGTTTATAGGGTTATTTGGaagtccttcctctctccttttccatacaacataaaacaaacaagcaagcaagcaagcaagcaagcaaaaaaaaaaaaaaaaaaaagccttcttggAATTAAAAAgccaaacccaaacaaaacccCCCTCAGTCTGAGGTTACCTAAGGCTAAATTTAGTATAATCAAGAGAGAGCTTGATTCCTTGGCATTAAatgtggggaagaaggagagagaatattaagtcACACCATGTGTTCAACTTGACATAAAtggaaaacagataaaatggaaaaagttatGTATAAAATTTGTAGAAGTTTGTCTCCTGACATTACactcaacaataataaaacttCACTAGCTTATTCAGCATACACTGAAATATGAAATGTAATATCCAAACATATGATTTACTTTCAGCATTTCAATTTTACATGTGCAGTGTAATTGCACTTGAATAACAGTCTTAATTTCATTCACTCCACTTTTCATTTGGAGGGGGTTTGAAATACtactttttggtattttttaaaaactctagcAGCAAATTTGCTTTTACTGTTTATCATCTAGTCCGAGCGATGCTGAAACCCCCACTCTGACTTTCCTGCTTTGGCAGTGAGAACAGGACTGTATAATGCAGTACACGTTGGAACTAAAAATCGCCTCCTGAGAACAAAGGGGCAAGAGAAAAATGGGAGcattttaagtgaaaacaaagaaaagggtcATCAAGTAAGACCATAAAAGAATTGCCTTTAGAATTgctgtatatttctttaaatgtttttttaatctgacatttttttagtattctttcCCCTTCGAATCTTAACTTACTACTACTTGATCAGTTACAAAAAGAGAACTTTCAAAAGTTTTCATTGAAGGTTTTGTAACCCCAGCATCTAAAACAATGCTTGACACATAGTGGGTAGATTAACAAATAATTTGTTGAATAACAGAATGAGAGTTCATAttggttttaaaatacttttaggggcggggcgcctgggtggctcagtcggttaagcaaccgacttcggctcaggtcatgatctcccggtttgtgggttcgagtcctgtgttgggctctgtgctgacagcttggagcctggagcgtgctttcgattctgtgtctccttctctctctgccccttccccacttgtgctctgtctctctctatcaaaaataaataaacgtaaaaaaaaattttttttaatacttctaagggcacctgggaggctcggtcattaggcgtctgacttgggcctcgggtcatggtctcacagttcatgagttcgagcccctgctttggatcctctgtctccctgtctctctgcccctcaccccatttcgaaaataaataaacattaaaaacaaaataaaatacttctgaatcatccaaataaaacaaacaaactccccAAAGGATTATGCTGGGAGTGTTttataaattcagtttttttaagttagtgATCAGATGTTATTTACGTGACATGTGTATTAGCCAAATTGTACTACCTGTGCCAGTTGATATGTGACATGATGGACAGAGGGCCTGACCACAGGGTTTTTAAAGGTCAAGGAAACTTACCTGCAACATCTCCTACCCACTGCCTCCCAGCAGTTGACACAGTGTCAGCCCAAAGTAGACTTTGGCCAGTAGACACTGCCATTGCCCATCTTCCAACAGTGTAAATCCTCCTGCTTTTTTTACTAGATCAAAAAGCCCGGGATCTTATCCCAACCCTGTGCCTTATTATCTCTGTGACTTGAGAAAGTCTCCCAAACTCAGTTGAGACATCTACAAAGTAGACATAATAATGTAGCTTTCTAATAGGGCTCCTGTGCATGTTCAGTGAGCTACTCCAGGAACGGTTCCCTAGTGAGGCCAAAGAGTGCTGGGTAATTGTTAGTTGAATCTGAAATTTTCCTAGACATTGTGCATTTCTTTTGACACCCACTCCTCTGCCCAAATTCAAGCCAGGCTATGATGTGTTGGGAAAAACTGAAGGATAGAAGCTGCCTTATATAGAGCTACATTTGGGCCAAGCTGAGCTCAAAGCAAAACGGTTGTCATAGTTTCCAGATGTATGCAATCAGCAGTCACAACTCGGGGCCACCAAGAGCACCTTTCATCGAAAACAGTGCCCCCAGCCAGAGTCAGCTGTTGGTGTGGAGTTACTTTATGTTCATAATCtgtaatctgattttaaaaagggaagagaaacttGCATGGATTGTGTGCCTAGTATTGGGCTTGCTCCTTGCATTTGGTCTCATTAAATCCTCGCCATcatttccccattttgcagatgaagaaaaatgagaccCAAGAGAGGTCGGTAACATATCCAATGGCACATAGCCAATAAATGGCGGTTCTGGGATTTAAACCTTGGCCCGTCTGAGTCCAAGGCTGAGGCTTTGTTCACCACAGCATCTGCCTTCTCTAAAGATTGAAATTATTACCAAGATGTAGTATCACTGGAAAGATATGATTCTgactttcttccttaaatgtaaCAATAATTAAGCATCTTGCCTAGAAAGATTTAACAGGATTTTGTAGGATCTCAGACAGGGTCCCTTTCTAGGACAAGCCAGTGAGAAAAAGAGCAATATGCTTGGCATTTACATTTGTTCTTCAATTCTGCCTCATTCCATTCCCTGTTTTCAGCTCCTGGTACAAGTTAGTGAGAAGCAGTCTGGGCCAAGTGCTTTCAGTTGACGTTAGCAAGAGTCTATCTAGTGCTTATGAAAATCAACTTCGTTGCtttaaagtcacttttttttaaagttctaataaGACTGACATAAAGTAAATGAGATGTCCAGAAAAGCAATGGATatgagtggttttgttttgtttttgcacttAAAACTTTTGTGCCCTAATGTCCTAGGTAATATGCTAAATCAGTTGTTGATTTTCTGAGAGGGGGAAAGGAGATGCTTGTTTAAATTTGGTCATGGAAGCTTAACGgctggaagggggaaaaaaagaggtgcTGGAATTCCACAACGGGGTCTGGAGTCAGTCAAGACCAAGAGAAAGGACCCATGCAGCTTGCTTATTCTAATTATTCGGTTTTCCATTTGACCTGCATGGCATGAAAAAGGTGAGGCTCaggagtcttttaaaatttaagttgcaCTCAGCAAATTCAGCAAATTCCAGGTGCCACCCAAGGCAGAAAACATGCATAATAAAGTTTCTTTATTGCTGCCTGTTTACTTTCAACAAATGCAGaacagagaaaatgcaaatgtttgACACTTGTGCATAAGCAGGACAACTGTGCCAGCGTGGTGGATGGGTGATTCCCAAACCAACAATAACAGAACTACGCTATTTATTCTTGAATGCGTGGAGCCATTTACAAGAAATGGCCTCAGCAGTAAGAGTTTTACAATCCCGGTGGTCTTTGAATGAGACTATGAAGTCCAGTCCAGTGACTCAACCCAAGCCTTTTTGGCAAGCCCAGGAATAGACTTCAGTGTCCAGCCAAAGGCTACATAATTTCTCATTTCATGAAccccagaaataaagaaatactcCTCTCAGATACAAAATCAGACTgtgttttagaaaagaatttaCCAGAATCTCACACCGCTTATCAAACTTGCATCCAAATACTCCTAATAGCAACGGAGATATAAAGCACTCCTTTGGGAACCAGGGAAACATTTCGAAGAAGTCTTCACCAAGCATGAAATGTCTTTATAatcctgtgttttatttaaaaaaaaaaaattgctttctgCTTCATAGCATATTTGCCAGTTCTATTACAGTTTTAAATGATTGACCATCAAGCAAATTTGATTCCCTTGCAGAAAATGTACTGTGCTTATTTTGTGACTTTAAGTACACCCCAAGGATGTGACCAGGGGCTAGGGAACCTTATGTGTTTTAGCAAACTCAGATGTAGGATCTAATGTAGAGCTTGaggtggaaaaaataaatgtttccctttccctcccaacCAAGATCCACTCCACTTATACATCATTTGGATTTGGGAGTTAAaatagaaggaggaggaaggaaaagtgtgaggaggagaggaaggaagataaaTGAATGTCCAGAGCACTTTGAACTTGCAAGGTGGAGTGAAATTAAATGCAACCAACAAAAGAATCGTTGTCTTCTCAGAGTCCAGATCGGTCCAAATTAAGCACTTCTTTGATGGAAACAAACTGAGAAAAGATACAATCTGCGTTGATATGAACTCAAAGCACAACCTCTAGGGATTTATGATTCAGGAGTTGTACTATCCTGTCGTCTGCAGAGGGCCCACAAGTGCAGGCATGCAACCAAAAATGCAGAACCAAGGGGTCTGGAAGTGGCttgcttggatttttaaaatacctcctAGACTAAGCTATTGATTTACCCTTTGATCCACCTTCTTCTATTCTCCAAGGCCCCTGAGACATCAGCATCTAAACTGGCTCTGAGGCTGAAAATTGAGGAGAGTTTTCTGCTTACCAGGGATGGAAAGGTCAAAAGCCCACAGGGGTGTGAGTAACACCAGATGAGCCAAGTGGGGCTGCCTGTTCGGGGTGTATTTAGGGATTAGTGGTGACCTGGGGAGTTTGTGCCCTgtaaaaagacattgaaattcaaatttaaaagcagaacaaacaaaataactgcACAGGCCCAAGAAAACAGGTCTTGTGGAAAACAGGTCAGGCGGAAGTTGGCCTATGGGCTGCATGTTGTTCATCCAGTCCTTGTATTGGTCACTCCTTCTGCTGGTGTTTACCTACTAAGGATGCTTCTCAGAGAAAAGgatggagacagagggaaaatTGAATTCTAGCTCAAAGCCCATTCATGCCTAGTTCCTGAAGTGCAGCATAAAGATCTTTCCTGAAGGACAGACCATGCAAGAGCCAGCCCTACAGGGGAAAGTGAACTATTATAGATACAGCACTGATCTGTTTGATTTTGTCCCCTGAATCAgcttgggagagaaggagaaaggagcccGCTCTGCCTGCCATGTCCCTGTGCCCTTATCCGCCAGTACCCCTTTGACCTAGAGGCCTCTGTGATTGCCGGTGAGACGGATCCAGGTATACTCTTAGAGGTCACCCCTGAGGTCCCATGTAAGGCACAGTGAGGGAACAGAAGAGCTGGGACTGTGACCCTTTCCCACAGATGCCACAACAGCCCTGTTTTCAGAAGGCTGCTCCCCAACTCCTTGGGAACTGGGGAAACTATAAGTGACAGTAGATGGTAGGGGAAACTTAATGCCTTTTGTGAAGGGACTGGCATTAACAAAACATTCTGAGAGGTAGATCATAAAAATCAGTTCCATGACtgcaatatacattttaaaataagcttgtgAACTAAATTATAGTTCTGCGTTTCAAAATTTCGCAGTGTGTCAGCAAACAAAGCATCAAAGGAAACCAGTAGGTCATGTTAGAAATCCCTTCATCAACAAGTAGTCATATTACAGCTACCTCCTACTAAGCctctaaatgggaaaggggctaCAAAttagggtgggaggagaggatgTCTCCTCATCCTTTCCAGTTGGCAGCTGACCATCCCCACATAGGCTTTTCATTGAGATGTTGGTTAAACATCTTTTGAAACTCAGAGGGAATTGctgttcctcttttttccttcaggtTCTGCATTTGCTACTTTGCATCTAAAAAGTCCTTTCCGAATTCCTCTGGTTTCCGGATCATTCTTATCTGAAATccatcttcttttgttttgtttttggtttttgtttttttccctcggCACTAGCCAGGGTTCCTTTTGCTCTGAATGCTGTGCATGGGATAAAGCTTAGAATGGAAACTGGGTCATTTACTTGTGGTATTGTTTTCAGTTGCACCTCATACAAAGTGTCTGTCAGGGTGATTTCAGTCCCCATTGCATTGGTGTGAGCCCACAGTTGTTTACTTTTAAAGCTCCCCGCATCCTCCAAGAACAGTTTCATGCAGgcactttgaaaaataacttaAGGATAACAGAGGGGAAtttcaaggggagagagaggaagtacATGAGCTCTCAGATATA contains the following coding sequences:
- the CETN1 gene encoding centrin-1, which translates into the protein MASSFKKPNVASTSQKRKVGPKPELTEDQKQEVREAFDLFDADGSGTIDVKELKVAMRALGFEPRKEEMKKMISEVDKEGTGKISFNDFLAVMTQKMAEKDTKEEILKAFRLFDDDETGKISFKNLKRVANELGENLTDEELQEMIDEADRDGDGEVNEEEFLRIMKKTNLY